The following are from one region of the Muntiacus reevesi chromosome 3, mMunRee1.1, whole genome shotgun sequence genome:
- the GJE1 gene encoding putative gap junction epsilon-1 protein, translated as MSLNYIKNFYEGCMKPPTVIGQFHTLFFGSVRMFFLGVLGFAVYGNEALHFSCDPDKREINLFCYNQFRPITPQVFWALQLVIVLVPGAIFHLYAACKSINQECILQKPIYTVIYILSVLLRISLEVVAFWLQIHLFGFQVKPLYLCDAASLGKKFTIIKCMVPEHFEKTIFLIAMYTFTVITIVLCVAEIFEIIFRRLCFLISQ; from the exons ATGTCTCTAAATTACATCAAAAACTTCTATGAAGGATGT ATGAAGCCTCCTACCGTGATTGGCCAATTTCACACCCTTTTCTTTGGATCAGTTCGAATGTTCTTCCTCGGGGTCTTAGGCTTTGCAGTCTACGGGAATGAGGCTCTGCACTTCAGTTGTGATCCGGACAAGAGAGAAATAAATCTCTTCTGTTATAATCAGTTCAGACCAATCACTCCACAA GTGTTCTGGGCATTACAACTAGTGATTGTCCTGGTTCCTGGAGCTATTTTCCATCTATATGCTGCATGTAAAAGCATCAATCAAGAATGCATTCTTCAAAAGCCCATCTACACTGTGATCTACATCCTCTCTGTTTTGTTAAGAATTAGCCTAGAAGTGGTAGCATTTTGGCTTCAGATTCACCTTTTTGGTTTCCAAGTAAAACCTCTCTACCTGTGTGACGCTGCGTCTCTTGGGAAAAAATTTACTATTATAAAATGCATGGTGCCAGAACACTTTGAGAAGACCATTTTTCTCATTGCAATGTATACATTTACTGTCATTACAATAGTATTATGTGTTGCTGAGATTTTTGAGATCATATTTAGAAGATTATGCTTTCTAATCAGTCAATGA